In Lathamus discolor isolate bLatDis1 chromosome 1, bLatDis1.hap1, whole genome shotgun sequence, the following are encoded in one genomic region:
- the LOC136006049 gene encoding uncharacterized protein LOC136006049: MADRSSYVAAAEPAEVHGKGLPVETCRDSPRAGIYNPPTAGAGAQVKFRVPDRRHHSPGLHWRSRPVPPRSSLPRKRLCRAAPHRTTPLPPVPAAHFTSARLGSAPLGVPRWKPPPPPCGHTDRRQDRGVPVPSGLAPPRRPLTAASVADCSYCPPAPASSAPLRPAGETHRPRGAGPAAGRPLPTDEEGLGGSGAALAPPGASAAAGLGAPRWSRRGRDGPSGGTTVTVVGWPLLGGGT, translated from the exons ATGGCAGACCGCTCGTCTT ATGTCGCGGCGGCGGAGCCGGCAGAGGTGCATGGGAAAGGGCTGCCCGTGGAAACGTGCCGGGATTCTCCCAGGGCCGGCATATATAACCCCCCCACCGCGGGGGCAGGCGCGCAGGTGAAGTTTCGGGTTCCGGACCGCCGGCACCACAGTCCGGGTCTTCACTGGAGATCCCGGCCGGTTCCTCCCCgctcctccctccccaggaAAAGGCTCTGCCGcgccgcaccgcaccgcactaCCCCTCTCCCGCCTGTCCCCGCCGCTCATTTCacctcggctcggctcggctcggctccaCTCGGCGTCCCGCGCTGGAAGCCGCCACCGCCGCCCTGCGGGCACACAGACCGGCGTCAGGATAGAGGGGTCCCCGTGCCCTCCGGCCTGGCCCCTCCGCGCCGGCCACTCACCGCGGCGTCAGTCGCAGACTGCTCCTATTGTCCGCCCGCCCCGGCcagctccgctccgctccgccccgccGGGGAAACCCACCGcccccgcggggccgggcccgctGCCGGGCGGCCGCTGCCGACGGATGAGGAGGGCCTCGGAGGTAGCGGGGCCGCGCTGGCGCCGCCGGGCGCGTCTGCGGCAGCGGGGTTGGGGGCGCCGAGGTGGAGCCGGCGAGGCCGGGATGGCCCCTCGGGGGGAACAACAGTCACCGTAGTGGGCTGGCCCCTCCTCGGTGGCGGGACATGA